DNA from Rhodopirellula islandica:
AAAATCTTGAACCGCACCTATCGTCGCTCCGGGTGCGCATGGTGGGTGGCACCTTACGGAATGGTGGAAATCCCAACCGCGGAGCGGTGACATTTGCCAGCCTCGGGTTTCAACCCGAGGTCTCCAGTGGCAAGAGCGAGCGCAACCGAGCCGCGGAGCGGCGGCAGGTGGTTGCAACGCTTCCCCCAACTGTCGTCGCTCTGCGACTGGGTGGACCTGTGGGTGGGCATGTGACCTTGGGTTGAAACCCAAGGCTGGCGGCTGCCGTCGCTCCGCGACTGGCCGTGCGTGTTCCCCGCGGGTGCATCCCGCATGGTGGGTGGCACCTTACGGAATTACGGAAATCCCAACCGCGGAGCGGTGACATTTGCCAGCCTCGGGTTTCAACCCGAGGTCTCGGATGGCAAGAGCGAGCGCAACCGAGCCGCGGAGCGGCGGCAGGTGATTGCAACGCTTCGCCCGACTGTCGTCGCTCCGCGACTGGGAATTCGCAAAGTCCGAGGGACCCTCCCTCGTCGCTCGACAACTAAGATGACGGCCCCTCCGTTTTTCACTCACAACCATTCGCCAAGTTGTGAGCCCCGCACAAGGAAAATCCCCATGTCACACCGCCGGGCTGCTCTTTCGAATCCCTTCGCTTTGGCTGCGTTTGGCATGCTGGTGTTCTGCCCCACGCTCCAAGCCCAAGAACCAACTCCCCAAACCGAAGGCAACGTTGCTGACCCCACGGCGGCGGATGTGATTGTCTATGGCTCGACACCGGGCGGCTTTTGTTCCGCGATCGCGGCCGCTCGCGAGGGAGCTTCGGTCATCTTGCTAGAACCGACCGAGCATATCGGCGGGCTGAACACGGGTGGCTTGAGTCACTGCGACTCGAACCAGATGGTTCGCAGCACGTTGTTGGGATTGTTCGATGAGTGGCACACACGAGTGGTGAAGGACTACACCGACCGAGGTCGGCAAGCTCCGTACAACCCAGCCAAGAAGGACCAATCGCGGTGGACGTCCGAACCGCATGTGGCGATGCGAGTGACCTTGCAAATGTTGGAGGAAGCCGGGGTCACCGTCCTGACAAAGCGTGCTCTTCAATCAGTCACGAAGGATGGTCCACGCATCACCTCGTTGGACACGACGCAAGAAGTGTTCACTGCCAAAGTCTTCGTGGATGGCACTTACGAAGGCGACCTGATGGCGGCTGCAGGAGTCGATTGGACCATCGGCCGAGAAGGACGCGAGGAATACGGTGAATCGCTGGCGGGAAAGCAAACCCCGAAATCGAAGATGAACATCAACGGCTTCGATGGTCAAGGCGAGCCATTGCCGCTGGTCACCGCGATGCGTGTTGGTGACGAGAACGTCGGTGACAAAAATGTGATGACCTACAGCTTCCGACTGTGCTTGACCGAGGAAGCGGAAAACCGTGTGCCGATGCCCCAGCCCACCCACTACGACCCGGCAAGGTTCGAGATTGTCCGCCGGGCGCTCCTGGCCGGGGAAACCCGTGTTGGCTTTGACTTGTACCCACTGCCCGGGAACAAACTCGACGGCAACAATTCGATCGGCGGGCAATTCTCCATCGGTTTGGTCGGCGGCGGCAACGACTGGCACGCCGCCAACGAGGCGGGGCGAAGGAAGATCTGGGAAGCCCACAAGCAGTACACGCTGGAGTTCTATCACTTCCTGATCACTGACCCGGTTGTGCCCCAATCGATGCGGGAACGCTACGCCAAGCTCGGCCTTTGCAAAGACGAATTCGCGAGCCACGAACACTTTTCGCCGGCGCTCTACGTCCGCGAATCTCGAAGAATGAAAGGCCTGTACGTCATCAGCCAAAAGGACATTCTCGAATCACCCGAAAAACTGGATCCGATTGCGATCTCGTCGTTTCCAATTGACTCGCATGACTGCCAAAGGATTGCACTTCCAGGTGGCGGGGTGATCAACGAAGGGACGATCTTCCCCGTGCGAAGAACCAATCCAAAACAGGGCTACGCCTACCATGTCCCCTACCGGTCGATTCTGCCCCGACCAGAGCAGTGCGACAACTTGCTGGTTCCGGTCGCCCTGTCCTGCACGCACGTTGGGATCTCGTCATTGCGAATCGAGGGGGCTTGGATGGCGATCGGCCAGGGAGCCGGTGTCGCCGCGGCCCTGGCGGCGGATGCTGACCTGCCTGTCCAGGAACTGAACTACGAACAGCTCCGCAAACGGCTGCTCGCGCAAGGCCAGGTTCTGGAACTGCCGGACGTGCCGGAGCCAACCACTCCGAGTGGGACCATTGCCGCGACGTCGTTGCCGGGAATGGTGCTCGACGATTCCCAAGCGGAACTCTCGGGCAACTGGTCACACTCGACCAACTTCAAACCTCACGTCGAGACGGGCTACATGTATTGCGGGGAGAAGGATTCCCAATCGAAGGGCGACGGGAACACGACGGCCACCTTTCGATTCCGTGTTCCAAAGTCGGGGCGATACGAAGTGCGGATGGCTTATTCCGCTCACGAAAGCCGGGCGAAGAACGTTCCTCTCTCAATTTCCACCGGGGACTCCCACACTTCGTTCCACGTGGACCAGACCCTGCCGCTGCCATCGGGAAAACACTTCCGCCCAGTCGCCACGGTTGCACTCTCGGCAGAGACGGAATCCGTCATCCAAATCACGAACGCGGAAACGTCTGGCTTTGTGATCCTTGACGCCGTGCAACTGCTGCCAGTGGAATCCAAGTCAGTCACTGAGGAGTGATTGGGGGCGACGCGTTCATTCTGAAAAAGACGAGAGGAGAAGTACCCCGCGGACTTGGCAGGCGATTCGTTGACGGCATAAAAAAAGCCTGCGATCGAGGGATTCGATCGCAGGCTTCGTTTTGTTGAAACGTTCGAGCTCACTGAGCTTGAGCGACTTGTTCGGCAGCGATGTCCGCCGTCACAATGGCTTTCGCGGTCACGGCATTTTCGCCTCGGGTGCGAATCACCATGGGAACACGTTGGTTCCCACGCGCCGTGTCGGCGGTCAGCGTCAAGTCGACCATGTGGATCATTCGTTCGTCTTCGCTGGCCGAGAATTCCACCTTCCAACCTTCGCATTCGATCGACTCAATTGCGAAAGGCTTGCGGCCCCGAATCGCCAAGCGTTGGGAAATGCTATCGCCTTGCTTGATCGTTCCAACCGCGATGGATTGAGGAGCGATCGACAGGGCTGATTCGACGGTGCCGATCACTCGCAAAGGAACGTTCGGCATGCTGCGGTCATTGGTTTGAATGATCAGCTCGTCTTGGAAGTAGCCTTCCGGAGCGTCTTCACGCACTTCGACGGACAGTTCGTAGTTGGCTTTGCCTGCACCACGTTCGGTTTGCTTGAACGAAGGCACCAACCAAGGCGTGTTGGAGCGGACGTCGACCACCTGCCAATCACTTCGCCCCGCGTAGAACAACTTGGTCGACCCCGACTTGGGTTCGCCTTGATTGACGGTTCCCAGTTCGATGGCACCAGGGTGGAACACCATGTCGCTGCGGATGTAACCATCCACTTTCAACTGAATTTCGCTGTAGAACGGTTTGTCGATGACGACCGTCAACGTCGCGCCACGTTTGCCGCGAAACGTTGGGGTGTTGAAACGAGCCAAGATCGATCCGGACTCGCCGGGAGCGATCGTTGCGGTTTCGATGATCGCGGTGGTGCATCCACAGCTTTCTCGCACCGATCGGATATGCAGATCCGAGTTGAACGTGTTGACCACCGGAAAGCGAAATTCCGTTTTGGAAGCGACCGCAACCGTTCCAAAATTGTGCGTCTTCACCGGGAACACCGTTTGGGTCCAATCCGCCCTCGCAGAGGAACCCAGGGCCGAACCCAAGAAGACAAACGCCACCATCCACACTCGACTGTTCATTCGATCCCCTCCTGAGGGGAGCTGCGAGGAAACATGTTCACCTGAAATGCCCATCCATCGGCATTGGCTCGAGGTTGACCATTTGCTAGCAACAACGCGAAGGTCGGGTGCATCCACAATCGATCAACGATCTCGTGTGAATCGTACCGAGATGCCTCAGATGGACAAGCTCGATTGGGGGGAGAATTTGTGGAAACCAATGAAAATCAGCGAATCTGTGAAGAATGAGTGGATCAAATTGACGTTGTTGCCGAGGGGGCGATTTTCGTAGCGTCTGGCCGGTCGATTGTCCCCCGTCTCCGATGCCAGGTTCCTCATGTCTGCGCCACGTCTCCTCCTCCTGCCCCTGTTCACGGAATGGTCGGTTCGATCATCCTCGCTGACACGCTCGGGATTGGCCATCGCTCTGCTGGCCACCGGATTCACCAGCTCGGGCTGCCATCGCTCGCGGTTGTTCTCACCGCTCAACGGCCGATCCGGTCTGGAACAACACGCCAATCAGGGACCTTCGGACATCTTCATTTCGGGGGAGGATGCCGCCCCAGAGACGCTGCTTGAAGAAGTCCCGCAGCGTTTGGCGACGGCGAAAACACCGATCACTCGAAAGAATTCGAATTCGACGACCGCGGCAACCCCGCCCACCAAGACTCCGGCTCCCGCTCAAACCACCACCTCCTCCGGCCCCGAATCTGACGATTTGTCGTCACGTGATTCGGCGGCAACCACACGCCAAGTCAGCTACGTCAGCGACTCGCCGTCCCGCCCGGATGAAAACGGCACTCCCAAACCCACCTCGGCACCGGACACTTACGCGGGCGTCGACGTCAGCATGGTCATGAACGCGCTCAAGGATCATCCGCCTGAGGTGCAGCGAGAGGCGATTCGCCGCTTGGTCGCAATGTCCTACAAGAAAGCCCAACCCACCCAGCAACCGGCCGGGATCGACAACCTGTTGGCGGCCTCGCTGGACTCGTTGCCCGATCTGCCGGATGAAGTGGTGGATCGCGGCCTGACGCCACAACGCATCGCGGCAAAGGATTTCCCCCCCTCCCCATCGAAGGAGTCCTCCACAAGCCCCGTCGCCAATGTCGCTCAGACCATCCCGCCACTTTCTGAATTCAATCTGACCGACCAGGTGCTCGAAGACGTTTTCGAAGGAGACTCCCTGAGCGACCAAGGCAAGGTCGCCACCACCAACGCCGCTGCGACCGGTGGTGGTGAGAACCTTCCATTGCCGGCTGGCTCGCCCCAAACAGAAACAGATGCCACGGCCGTTTGGAACTTCTCGGACAAGGTCGCGGATGACACCGGCGCGGCTCATTCGTTGTCGGATCAAACGGACGCCATCGCCAACCAAGATGGCACACCACCCAAAGTTCAACAGGTCTCGGCCACGCAATCGTCAGGCTCTCAATCGCCTGTCATCCAACCAGCGGCCAGCGTCGCTCAAGCAGTCAACGTGGAATCGCTCAGTGACTCGGAACTGTATGACGCCTTGCTCAAACGACTCGAGCAAACCGAACCCAATGAATCCGACGCTCAGAAGCAACGTCGCCAGATTATTAAACGTCACTTGATGGTTCTCTCGGGAGACCCCGATCGTGCGGTCGACAAACTGGAGGGATTGAGCACGGAAGAACAGGAGTACCTGCGTCACCAATTGCTCGGTCTGTGGACCATCATCGATCCCAACGGGCACCCGGTGCCGTCGCGACGTTTCAGCACCGCGCTGCCGCAAATTCGCCAAGCCACCGAGTTCCTTGCCGCGGCATCGGATTCGCTGGATATCCGGGCCTTGGAATTCTGTACCGAGATCGAAGCCTACGGGCAAATCAAGCCGTTCCCGAAACGTCAGTTTGATCCCGGTCAACAAGTCATCTTGTATTGCGAGATTGAAAACTTCGTGGCCAAGTCAATCAGCGAGGGTGGCAACCAAGGCTTCGAAACCATGTTGCAAGGTAGCTATGACCTGCTGGATGAATCAGGGCGTCGCGTTGCCAGCCAATCGCTGCCTGTCGACAAACAATTGTCGACGAACAAATTGCGTGACTATTTCATCGCCTACCAAATGTACTTGCCCGACTCGCTCGAACCGGGACGCTACCAGCTGCGTTTGACGATGGAAGACGTCCACGGAAAGAAGTACGGTCAAAACGAAGTCACCTTCGAGATCAAACGCTAGCTCGACTTCGACGCCACGCCGTCCAAGATCCCGCTGCCAGCATGCAGGCTTGGGCCAAAAAAGCGGGCGCAATCACGAGGAAAACCAAAGTCGTGGCGACCACACGGCCTTCGTAGATTCTCAACGTGGTTGCGTTGGAGAATAAATGGGTGGCTTGGATGCCGGCCCAAACCAGTGAAACGAAGCTCACGAACGCGAGCCACAAAAAATGCTTGCTCCCACGGATCATCAACGATCCGGCAGGAGCACCGAGCAGGTGGAACGGGATCACGACCACCCCGACAAAGAACAGAAACTCCGGCAACGTTTCAACAAGCTCTGGTACATCGGAATAACGCTGTCAAACCAACAGCCCGCCGCTCGCGGCCCAGGCCCAGGTGAAGAGATTGATCCCGATGATGGCCCAACCAAAGGTCTTC
Protein-coding regions in this window:
- a CDS encoding FAD-dependent oxidoreductase, producing MSHRRAALSNPFALAAFGMLVFCPTLQAQEPTPQTEGNVADPTAADVIVYGSTPGGFCSAIAAAREGASVILLEPTEHIGGLNTGGLSHCDSNQMVRSTLLGLFDEWHTRVVKDYTDRGRQAPYNPAKKDQSRWTSEPHVAMRVTLQMLEEAGVTVLTKRALQSVTKDGPRITSLDTTQEVFTAKVFVDGTYEGDLMAAAGVDWTIGREGREEYGESLAGKQTPKSKMNINGFDGQGEPLPLVTAMRVGDENVGDKNVMTYSFRLCLTEEAENRVPMPQPTHYDPARFEIVRRALLAGETRVGFDLYPLPGNKLDGNNSIGGQFSIGLVGGGNDWHAANEAGRRKIWEAHKQYTLEFYHFLITDPVVPQSMRERYAKLGLCKDEFASHEHFSPALYVRESRRMKGLYVISQKDILESPEKLDPIAISSFPIDSHDCQRIALPGGGVINEGTIFPVRRTNPKQGYAYHVPYRSILPRPEQCDNLLVPVALSCTHVGISSLRIEGAWMAIGQGAGVAAALAADADLPVQELNYEQLRKRLLAQGQVLELPDVPEPTTPSGTIAATSLPGMVLDDSQAELSGNWSHSTNFKPHVETGYMYCGEKDSQSKGDGNTTATFRFRVPKSGRYEVRMAYSAHESRAKNVPLSISTGDSHTSFHVDQTLPLPSGKHFRPVATVALSAETESVIQITNAETSGFVILDAVQLLPVESKSVTEE
- a CDS encoding DUF1573 domain-containing protein, whose product is MNSRVWMVAFVFLGSALGSSARADWTQTVFPVKTHNFGTVAVASKTEFRFPVVNTFNSDLHIRSVRESCGCTTAIIETATIAPGESGSILARFNTPTFRGKRGATLTVVIDKPFYSEIQLKVDGYIRSDMVFHPGAIELGTVNQGEPKSGSTKLFYAGRSDWQVVDVRSNTPWLVPSFKQTERGAGKANYELSVEVREDAPEGYFQDELIIQTNDRSMPNVPLRVIGTVESALSIAPQSIAVGTIKQGDSISQRLAIRGRKPFAIESIECEGWKVEFSASEDERMIHMVDLTLTADTARGNQRVPMVIRTRGENAVTAKAIVTADIAAEQVAQAQ